A portion of the Tiliqua scincoides isolate rTilSci1 chromosome 3, rTilSci1.hap2, whole genome shotgun sequence genome contains these proteins:
- the LOC136643948 gene encoding olfactory receptor 52K1-like, protein MARGSPDELANLSYTEFRLLAFPGFQESRRLLAIPFFFLFVMIVTTNSLLIYLVKTEKSLHSPMYLLIALLFAVNIGGAINILPRMLLSFLLGATFISLTSCLTQMFFIYAILIFDCNVLLLMALDRYVAICHPLRYADIMTWKLLVLLIFVSLLRSVAFVTPVVILASQVSFCHSDTIGHFACEHMALMRLSCGDISRNKIVGMVLRSVTIAFDISFLLASYSQIFHAALKIASGSAQNKAFHTCGTHLIVIIIAYSTTLSSSIVFRVAKTASEDVHNLISAIYLLFPWAINPVIYGVRTKEIRDNLIKFFQRRSSVLGHVTAASLSKR, encoded by the coding sequence ATGGCAAGAGGCAGCCCAGATGAACTTGCCAACCTCTCGTATACAGAGTTCCGCCTGCTTGCCTTCCCTGGCTTCCAGGAATCCCGGAGGCTTTTGGCCatccccttcttcttcctctttgtcaTGATTGTCACCACAAACTCCCTCCTGATCTACCTGGTGAAGACAGAGAAAAGCCTCCACTCCCCCATGTACCTACTCATTGCACTGCTCTTTGCAGTCAACATCGGTGGGGCCATCAACATCCTGCCCCGAATGCTTCTCAGCTTcctcctgggggccacattcatcTCACTGACCAGCTGCCTCACCCAGATGTTCTTCATCTACGCCATACTCATCTTTGACTGCAATGTTCTCCTCTTGATGGCTCTGGACAGGTacgtggccatctgccacccccTTCGCTATGCAGACATCATGACCTGGAAGCTCTTGGTGCTGCTGATATTTGTCTCCCTGCTCCGCAGCGTCGCTTTCGTCACCCCAGTGGTGATCTTGGCTTCCCAGGTGAGCTTTTGCCACTCCGACACCATTGGACATTTCGCTTGTGAGCACATGGCCCTGATGAGGCTTTCATGTGGCGACATCTCGAGGAACAAGATTGTAGGGATGGTACTGAGATCCGTAACCATCGCATTTGATATCAGCTTCCTCCTGGCTTCCTACAGTCAGATCTTCCACGCAGCACTCAAGATTGCGTCTGGCAGTGCCCAAAACAAGGCCTTCCATACCTGTGGAACTCACCTGATCGTCATCATCATTGCGTATTCTACCACTCTGTCGTCTTCCATTGTATTCCGCGTGGCCAAGACAGCTTCAGAAGACGTCCACAACCTGATTAGTGCCATATACCTGCTGTTCCCATGGGCCATTAATCCTGTCATCTATGGAGTCAGAACCAAAGAGATCAGAGACAATCTCATCAAGTTCTTCCAGAGGAGAAGCTCAGTCCTGGGTCACGTGACAGCAGCCTCCCTGAGCAAGAGGTGA